In Haloplanus rubicundus, one DNA window encodes the following:
- a CDS encoding phosphate-starvation-inducible PsiE family protein: MTDDGEAPAEPEGRDRPSPGRVANVTNRFIHAAELVAAAVFALLFAIGVVDLIIQIVGAVQSGRITDPLVVIGFIDTGLLLLIIVEVYETVIAYTEESETRRIVRLVIYTGVIAMVRKTIIFRTGEYATTQDALLAALAYTTLILGLVGLLLVERGHGQKLMS, encoded by the coding sequence ACCGACGACGGAGAGGCACCAGCCGAGCCCGAGGGGCGCGACAGACCGTCGCCGGGTCGCGTCGCCAACGTGACCAACCGGTTCATCCACGCGGCCGAACTCGTCGCCGCCGCGGTGTTCGCGCTCCTGTTCGCCATCGGCGTCGTCGACCTCATCATCCAGATCGTGGGAGCAGTCCAGAGCGGTCGGATCACCGACCCGCTCGTCGTCATCGGCTTCATCGACACCGGCCTCCTCCTGCTCATCATCGTCGAGGTGTACGAGACGGTCATCGCGTACACCGAAGAGAGCGAGACGCGACGGATCGTCCGGCTAGTCATCTACACCGGCGTCATCGCGATGGTGCGAAAGACGATCATCTTCCGGACCGGCGAGTACGCGACCACACAGGACGCCCTGTTGGCCGCATTGGCGTACACCACCCTCATCCTCGGACTGGTCGGACTGCTCCTCGTCGAACGGGGCCACGGGCAGAAACTCATGAGCTGA